The genomic DNA TTTACTGGCCATGGGGTTTCTCCTCGTGTTGTGGGGGAGGGGCCGGAACAGTCCGGGACGGACTGTTCAAACCCTCAAAGCCGGACCATGCGGTTCCGGCTTCTTCTCGGTGCGCAGGGCCTGTAGCGCGTGTGGCGGGCGCTTCTTGCCGCGCGCTGCTACCGGCCAGTCAAGGACTGTCAGATCAAAAACGCCAGGTTTGGGATGGCCTCGTCGCCGTTGACCAGCACAACCTTCTTGAAGGCCATTTTCAGGCCGCCGTCCTCGCGCCGTAGCCGGTGCGTGGTGCGCCCGGCCCAGATACGCATCTGGTGCGTGGACTGGACCACGGTTTCTATCAGCATAAAGTTCGAACCGACTTCGTAGCCGTCGTCGGTACGGGTGATCTCGACGTTGGAAAGCAGTCGCCGCATGGGTGAGGCCGGCTCCTGGCTGTAGCGGTAGCCGGTCAGGAGCTGGCGCACGCGGGTGGCGATACGAGTTCGGTTGTCATAGATATGCGACACGTGCGTGTTCGGATCATGGCCCTCGGCGCGCGGCACCCAGTACACCGCATCATCGGCCCACAGGGCTTCCCAGTCGGCATAGCGCGACTCATCGGCCAGGCGCGCCTCGCGATAGACAAAGCCGGTGACCTCGCGCAGTTCGGCCTCGCCGAGCGCGGGTTGTTCAAGCGTTGTTGTGCTCATGGGTGCCCCTTTATCCGACCATGACGTGCAGGTAGTGCTGCCAGAAGCCACGGTTCGAGGTCTCGTCGGTCATGTGCGAGGTGCGCACGCCGCGGGCGTCGGTTTCTTCGCGCCCCAGCCCGCGGCTCAGGTCGCACCACGGATCGCCGGCTTCCAGTGCTTGCTGGGCGCGCTCGGCAATTGACGCATCGTCCGCCACCAGGAACGAGGCCGGCCCGAGCGCGCCCTCGCTTTGCCGCAGCAGGCGAAAATCCAGGCCCGGCGCGCCTTCCAGCAGCATCGGCGTGTGCCACTGCACGCTCTGGTTGACCTTGAGCGGCTGAAAAATGACGATGTTCATCTCGGCCAGGAACAGGTTCGGCCAGATGCAGGCGTGCGGCGGACCCAGGCGCATCAACTCGGTGGCCCGCTCCTTGCCGTAGGATTTTTCCATCGCGGCCACGTAGTCCGGGACTTTGTCCGGACCGGTGCCCAGCCACTCCAGTGGCTGGGTGTAGCCGCCGGCAAAATCGATTTCGGTGTGGCCGTTGCCCCAGTCGCGAATTACGCCCTTGATCTGCTTTTCGTCCGACACGAAGCTGTCGTACTGCGAGCGGATGGCGCGCGTGAACGACTGGTGCGTGAAACCGACGTGGTACCCATCGGTGTCGTTCTCGGGCAGCATCTTCCAGTTGGCATCATACTGGTGACGCACCCAGCCGGCGGTCAGGCGCAGTTTGCCGTCCGGCGACAGGTCGCAGGCGCGGTCGATCAGCTCCTTGGCCCGGCCAAGATAGTCGTCCAGCGAAATTCCGTCGTGCGCGGCACTGGCAAACACGAAACCGCGGTAATGGCCGCTGCGCGGCACTTCCAGGCCATGGTGCCCCCAGTCCTTCTGGAAACCGCCGGCGTGCGGTACGTCCTGCAGCTCGCCATTCAAGCTGAAGGTCCAGCCGTGATAGGGGCAGGTGAAGTTCCTGGCATTTCCGGCGGGCTTGTTGCACAGCAGGTTGCCGCGGTGCTGGCAGCGGTTGATGAATACGTTGACGGCGCCGTCCGACGCGCGCGTGACCAGGTAATGCTGGCGACCGACGGTGCGGGTGATGTAGTCGCCCGGATTCGGCAGCTCGCTGTCGTGCGCGACGAATACCCAGCCTCGGGAAAAAATCTTGTCCAGCTCGTCCTCGAACACGTATGGCTCGGTATACAGCGAGCCGTGGACGCGATCGGGCTGGATCAACTCCCG from Immundisolibacter sp. includes the following:
- a CDS encoding Rieske 2Fe-2S domain-containing protein, which codes for MRIERLSPASYRELIQPDRVHGSLYTEPYVFEDELDKIFSRGWVFVAHDSELPNPGDYITRTVGRQHYLVTRASDGAVNVFINRCQHRGNLLCNKPAGNARNFTCPYHGWTFSLNGELQDVPHAGGFQKDWGHHGLEVPRSGHYRGFVFASAAHDGISLDDYLGRAKELIDRACDLSPDGKLRLTAGWVRHQYDANWKMLPENDTDGYHVGFTHQSFTRAIRSQYDSFVSDEKQIKGVIRDWGNGHTEIDFAGGYTQPLEWLGTGPDKVPDYVAAMEKSYGKERATELMRLGPPHACIWPNLFLAEMNIVIFQPLKVNQSVQWHTPMLLEGAPGLDFRLLRQSEGALGPASFLVADDASIAERAQQALEAGDPWCDLSRGLGREETDARGVRTSHMTDETSNRGFWQHYLHVMVG
- a CDS encoding aromatic-ring-hydroxylating dioxygenase subunit beta — translated: MSTTTLEQPALGEAELREVTGFVYREARLADESRYADWEALWADDAVYWVPRAEGHDPNTHVSHIYDNRTRIATRVRQLLTGYRYSQEPASPMRRLLSNVEITRTDDGYEVGSNFMLIETVVQSTHQMRIWAGRTTHRLRREDGGLKMAFKKVVLVNGDEAIPNLAFLI